In one Thermodesulfobium acidiphilum genomic region, the following are encoded:
- a CDS encoding aldo/keto reductase, whose amino-acid sequence MEYRKLGTSNIMISTIGLGTWAIGGWSWGGTDVERSIETIKAFIDNGGNFIDTAPAYGLGLSEEIVGEAIKGKRDKVVLATKCGLVWDTEKGTFFFQENDKPVYRYLGKESIENELNQSLRRLNTDYIDLYQIHWLDRITPAEEVMGTLLKAKEEGKIREIGICNAGTLEIEEFMKYAKIQSDQEKFSMLDMEARFENIPYCVKNNISFIAYSPLEKGLLSGKVTLDRVFPKDDNRSFESRFSPQIRGKILNILAEFNRLKEKYNITTAQLILAWTRMMPGVSCLLVGARRAEQVIENLKSSDIFLEQSDWNYIFDYVERKAESIF is encoded by the coding sequence TTCTAATATTATGATTTCTACAATAGGATTAGGTACCTGGGCTATAGGTGGTTGGTCCTGGGGTGGTACTGATGTAGAAAGGTCAATTGAAACAATCAAGGCTTTTATAGATAATGGAGGCAATTTTATTGATACTGCTCCTGCTTATGGTTTAGGACTGTCTGAAGAGATTGTTGGAGAGGCAATAAAGGGTAAGAGAGACAAAGTTGTTTTAGCTACAAAGTGTGGTTTAGTTTGGGATACAGAAAAAGGCACGTTTTTTTTTCAGGAGAACGATAAGCCTGTTTATAGATATCTAGGTAAAGAATCCATAGAAAACGAATTAAACCAAAGCCTTAGAAGATTAAATACTGATTATATAGATCTTTACCAGATCCACTGGCTTGATAGAATTACTCCTGCTGAAGAGGTAATGGGGACTCTTTTAAAGGCTAAAGAAGAGGGGAAGATTAGAGAAATTGGAATATGTAATGCTGGAACTTTAGAAATTGAAGAGTTTATGAAGTATGCAAAAATTCAATCTGATCAAGAGAAATTTAGTATGCTGGATATGGAAGCAAGGTTTGAAAATATACCCTATTGTGTAAAGAATAATATTTCTTTTATAGCCTACTCTCCTCTTGAAAAGGGTTTATTGAGCGGTAAAGTAACTCTTGATAGGGTATTTCCCAAAGACGACAACAGATCTTTCGAATCAAGATTTAGCCCTCAAATTAGGGGAAAAATTTTGAATATTTTGGCTGAGTTCAATAGGCTAAAAGAGAAGTATAATATTACAACAGCACAACTTATTCTGGCCTGGACTAGAATGATGCCAGGAGTTTCATGTTTGCTTGTAGGAGCAAGAAGGGCAGAACAGGTTATAGAAAATCTTAAATCGTCTGATATTTTTCTTGAGCAGAGCGATTGGAACTATATTTTTGATTATGTTGAAAGAAAGGCTGAGAGCATATTTTGA